Proteins from one Sulfuricurvum sp. genomic window:
- a CDS encoding type II toxin-antitoxin system RelB/DinJ family antitoxin, translating to MRQTTSMKLDPTVKQEAQKIFNELGLSLGEAVNLFLNQVRLRKGIPFDIEIPNEETQAVMRDVLEGKNLEPFSLNDLINERKRA from the coding sequence ATGCGTCAGACTACCAGTATGAAACTCGACCCTACCGTGAAACAAGAAGCCCAAAAGATATTTAATGAATTGGGGCTTAGTCTCGGTGAAGCGGTCAACCTCTTTTTAAATCAAGTGCGGCTCCGTAAAGGTATCCCTTTTGACATCGAAATTCCAAACGAAGAGACCCAAGCGGTCATGCGAGACGTTTTGGAGGGGAAAAATCTCGAACCGTTTTCACTCAATGATCTAATAAATGAGAGAA